The Haloplanus salinarum genome includes a region encoding these proteins:
- the cobJ gene encoding precorrin-3B C(17)-methyltransferase produces the protein MSETNANDGSRCGATTDTDAAATDTSESKCGGSTTETSESKCGGSKSETSESKCGGSKSETTDENVTATADDFDADPGRLVAVGLGPGEASGMTARATEALRGVEHIVGYTTYVDLLPDDVVEAAEDVYSTPMCGEVSRTEEAVDRALAGNEVAIVGSGDPNVYALGGLALEILESKGGSASAVDFEVVPGVPAAQSCAARLGAPLVNDTVSISLSDHLTPMPTIESRLHAAAKEGFTIAIYNPWSRKRRENYQKCCEILLEHRDPETPVGIVHAAGREDEETEIVELRDLPELGESDLVDMTTTLLVGNDETYVWDGRMVTPRGYERKYEY, from the coding sequence ATGAGCGAGACCAACGCGAACGACGGATCGAGGTGTGGCGCGACGACCGATACCGACGCGGCGGCGACCGACACGTCGGAGTCGAAGTGCGGCGGATCGACGACGGAGACGTCGGAGTCGAAGTGCGGCGGGTCGAAGTCGGAGACGTCGGAGTCGAAGTGCGGCGGGTCGAAGTCGGAGACGACCGACGAGAACGTCACGGCGACGGCCGACGACTTCGACGCCGACCCCGGCCGACTCGTCGCCGTCGGCCTGGGCCCCGGCGAGGCGAGCGGGATGACCGCCCGGGCGACGGAGGCGCTCCGTGGCGTCGAGCATATCGTCGGCTACACGACGTACGTCGACCTCCTCCCCGACGACGTCGTCGAGGCTGCAGAGGACGTCTACTCGACGCCGATGTGCGGCGAGGTGTCGCGAACCGAGGAGGCGGTCGACCGGGCGCTCGCCGGCAACGAGGTGGCCATCGTGGGGAGCGGCGACCCGAACGTCTACGCGCTCGGCGGCCTCGCGCTCGAGATCCTCGAATCCAAGGGTGGATCGGCGAGCGCCGTCGACTTCGAGGTGGTGCCCGGGGTGCCGGCCGCCCAGTCGTGTGCGGCCCGTCTGGGCGCCCCCCTCGTCAACGACACCGTCAGCATCAGCCTCTCCGATCACCTGACGCCGATGCCGACCATCGAGTCCCGCCTGCACGCGGCCGCCAAGGAGGGGTTCACGATCGCGATATACAACCCCTGGAGCCGCAAGCGCCGGGAGAACTACCAGAAGTGTTGTGAGATCCTCCTCGAACACCGCGACCCCGAGACGCCGGTGGGGATCGTCCACGCCGCGGGCCGCGAGGACGAGGAGACCGAAATCGTGGAACTGCGCGACCTCCCGGAACTCGGCGAGTCCGACCTCGTCGACATGACGACGACGCTTCTGGTCGGCAACGACGAGACCTACGTCTGGGACGGTCGGATGGTGACGCCGCGTGGCTACGAGCGGAAATACGAGTACTGA
- a CDS encoding ferredoxin, which yields MFRVELDREACDGIFACLVRDDRFVEDDAGLATVDPTAEGVVDVERAGERVIATFDGDVEDATLAARACPPDAITVREEP from the coding sequence ATGTTCCGCGTCGAACTCGATCGGGAGGCCTGCGACGGCATCTTCGCCTGTCTCGTCCGCGACGACCGCTTCGTCGAGGACGACGCCGGCCTCGCGACGGTCGATCCGACGGCCGAGGGCGTGGTCGACGTCGAGCGGGCGGGCGAGCGCGTGATCGCCACCTTCGACGGCGACGTCGAGGACGCGACCCTCGCCGCGCGGGCCTGCCCGCCCGACGCCATCACCGTCCGGGAGGAACCATGA
- a CDS encoding cobalamin biosynthesis protein — MTAEAPADLLECHPETAYFWGHVAGDGDVRADGLTVRAPDEGCADRLVEIAGGGDVDHRRTEREYAHDTSITRTEDEYRVTVAGDVAARGSAAFGLPTGDERGGYRFDALADAHRQLLRGLLESCGTVCFKSSSGTVGISFVHDDRTLLEAVQGHLADCPVDAPADDIGETSSGGYWFGIDDAAAGPFGRWVYEGSEASELFAPTRRRKLLRSLEQVEG, encoded by the coding sequence ATGACCGCCGAGGCACCCGCCGACCTGCTCGAGTGTCACCCGGAGACGGCCTACTTCTGGGGCCACGTCGCCGGCGACGGCGACGTCCGGGCGGACGGCCTCACCGTCCGGGCGCCGGACGAGGGCTGTGCCGACCGCCTCGTCGAAATCGCGGGCGGCGGCGACGTCGACCACCGCCGGACGGAACGCGAGTACGCCCACGATACGTCGATCACCCGGACCGAGGACGAGTACCGCGTCACCGTCGCCGGCGACGTGGCCGCACGCGGGAGCGCCGCCTTCGGCCTCCCGACGGGCGACGAGCGGGGCGGCTACCGCTTCGACGCCCTCGCGGACGCCCACCGGCAACTCCTCCGGGGACTCCTGGAGAGCTGCGGGACGGTCTGTTTCAAGTCCTCCTCGGGGACCGTGGGCATCTCCTTCGTCCACGACGACCGGACGCTGCTGGAGGCGGTCCAGGGGCACCTCGCGGACTGCCCGGTCGACGCCCCGGCCGACGACATCGGGGAGACGTCCTCCGGCGGCTACTGGTTCGGGATCGACGACGCGGCCGCCGGTCCGTTCGGCCGCTGGGTGTACGAGGGGAGCGAGGCGAGCGAGCTGTTCGCGCCGACGCGGCGGCGCAAGTTGCTCCGGAGCCTGGAGCAGGTGGAGGGATGA
- a CDS encoding CbiX/SirB N-terminal domain-containing protein, whose amino-acid sequence MIDEQPLDDDAVLLVGHGSRREKSNEQVRTLAADLEAELDLPVDAAYLELADPPIGEAIETLAPACRTLTVVPLSLFGASHVKNDVPLAVQTARARHDDLTIHYGSHLGVHPSLVDLLDDRVRAVEADLGVDRTEDDVAVVVCARGSSDPDSNADVHKLARLLYEGREFDRVEASFIGVTSPLLDETLHTVTKSRPDAVVVVPYMLGDGTLTGRIVDTAESFDDEYPYVAAGAGAPLGVDDRVVDVLVDRWRAARSDSVEMSCDTCKYKVELSGYEEDQGGARAMLRSLVHQAEHADREDVGDDPHVHDAPEKHVAVCTNQTCAESGSAAVIEGLRQGVRDAEDCDARITRTSCLGQCGDGPMVAVYPDGVWYGGVTADDTDRIVSSHLDRDRIVSELVHQTL is encoded by the coding sequence ATGATCGACGAGCAGCCGCTCGACGACGACGCGGTCCTGCTCGTCGGCCACGGCTCCCGCCGCGAGAAGTCGAACGAGCAGGTGCGCACGCTGGCGGCGGACCTGGAGGCCGAACTCGACCTGCCGGTCGACGCGGCCTACCTCGAACTCGCCGACCCGCCCATCGGGGAGGCCATCGAGACGCTCGCGCCCGCCTGCCGGACGCTGACCGTCGTCCCGCTGTCGCTGTTCGGCGCGAGCCACGTCAAAAACGACGTGCCGCTTGCCGTCCAGACGGCGCGGGCCCGACACGACGACCTGACGATCCACTACGGCTCGCATCTGGGCGTCCACCCGTCGCTCGTGGACCTGCTCGACGACCGCGTCCGCGCCGTCGAGGCCGACCTCGGTGTCGATCGGACCGAGGACGACGTGGCCGTCGTCGTCTGTGCCCGCGGGTCGAGCGATCCGGACTCGAACGCCGACGTGCACAAACTCGCGCGGCTCCTCTACGAGGGCCGCGAGTTCGACCGCGTCGAGGCCTCGTTCATCGGCGTGACGTCGCCGCTCCTCGACGAGACGCTCCACACCGTCACGAAGAGCCGCCCCGACGCGGTGGTCGTCGTCCCGTACATGCTCGGCGACGGGACGCTGACGGGGCGCATCGTCGACACGGCCGAGTCCTTCGACGACGAGTACCCCTACGTCGCAGCGGGCGCGGGCGCCCCGCTCGGGGTCGACGACCGGGTCGTCGACGTCCTCGTCGACCGCTGGCGGGCGGCCCGCTCGGACAGCGTCGAGATGTCCTGTGACACCTGCAAGTACAAGGTCGAACTCTCGGGCTACGAGGAGGACCAGGGCGGGGCACGCGCCATGCTGCGCTCGCTCGTCCATCAGGCGGAACACGCCGACCGTGAGGACGTCGGCGACGACCCGCACGTCCACGACGCGCCCGAAAAGCACGTGGCGGTCTGCACCAACCAGACGTGTGCCGAGAGCGGATCGGCGGCGGTCATCGAGGGACTCCGGCAGGGCGTCCGCGACGCCGAAGACTGCGACGCCCGGATCACCCGCACCTCCTGTCTCGGACAGTGCGGGGACGGCCCGATGGTCGCCGTTTACCCCGACGGCGTCTGGTACGGCGGCGTCACCGCCGACGACACCGACCGCATCGTCTCGTCCCACCTCGACCGGGACCGCATCGTCTCCGAACTCGTCCACCAAACGCTATAA
- a CDS encoding DUF3209 family protein, with amino-acid sequence MACAELEALRLALMNMTGTVDESVKQHAEAEIGDELEAGGPIAALAAAETLDEIQRHLEAALIDLEEEAMAADATDPDGAYLRGRVVAVRDAERTVRRLRERTDAVLDDLGEAHHTLHETFPTEE; translated from the coding sequence ATGGCTTGCGCAGAACTCGAAGCGCTTCGACTCGCACTGATGAACATGACCGGTACCGTCGACGAGAGCGTCAAACAGCACGCCGAGGCCGAAATCGGCGACGAACTGGAGGCCGGCGGCCCCATCGCGGCGCTGGCCGCGGCCGAGACGCTCGACGAGATACAGCGCCACCTCGAAGCGGCCCTGATCGACCTCGAAGAGGAGGCGATGGCGGCCGACGCCACCGACCCAGACGGGGCCTACCTCCGGGGACGGGTCGTCGCCGTCCGCGACGCCGAACGCACCGTGCGCCGGCTCCGTGAGCGGACCGACGCCGTGCTCGACGACCTCGGCGAGGCCCACCACACGCTCCACGAGACGTTCCCGACGGAGGAGTGA
- a CDS encoding PQQ-binding-like beta-propeller repeat protein, producing MPELVDPARRSLGDLSPAGSRHNRARSGAAIADDRLFAGGADGRVAAHRPDATPLEGWAGPGDQSTADERYAVSLAATADTLVVGERGPDGRVAALSPATGEVRWRYATAADVGTATRESLLFQPYVVDAAVIDDTAVVAARRYDRDGDDRTWPSVVLGVDPDGGVQWRYAAHASPIAVDVGDGRVVVAYNRCTADHVYGLVVLDADSGALLANWDPGTEGDRRVGDVAVVDDGIAVASHGDKHGYLLDFDGGERWRVDLASERSVDGDTVYAYPNHVAVADGTAVFVTGNTYAASTRDPDARHPREHTAVAVDGGDVAWTHDVGGFARGVAANGSFVAVPSAQHFRERSADTHAVHLLDATRGHLDSRSLPGVAAAVALGDDALAVVEEPVEYHDEGVTHGTHRLHAWRVR from the coding sequence ATGCCCGAACTCGTCGACCCGGCGCGGCGGTCGCTGGGCGACCTGTCCCCTGCGGGGAGCCGCCACAACCGGGCGCGCTCCGGGGCGGCTATCGCCGACGACCGTCTCTTCGCGGGCGGGGCCGACGGACGCGTGGCCGCGCACCGCCCCGACGCGACGCCCTTGGAGGGCTGGGCGGGCCCGGGCGACCAGTCGACGGCCGACGAGCGGTACGCCGTGTCGCTGGCGGCGACGGCGGATACGCTCGTCGTCGGCGAACGCGGCCCCGACGGCCGCGTCGCCGCGCTGTCGCCGGCCACGGGCGAGGTCCGGTGGCGCTACGCCACCGCGGCGGACGTCGGGACGGCGACTCGGGAGTCGCTTCTCTTCCAACCGTACGTGGTCGACGCGGCCGTGATCGACGACACGGCCGTCGTCGCCGCCCGGCGGTACGACCGTGACGGCGACGACCGGACGTGGCCGAGCGTCGTCCTCGGGGTCGACCCCGACGGCGGCGTCCAGTGGCGCTACGCCGCCCACGCCTCGCCCATCGCCGTGGACGTCGGCGACGGGCGCGTCGTCGTCGCGTACAACCGCTGTACGGCCGACCACGTGTACGGTCTGGTCGTCCTCGACGCCGATTCGGGGGCCCTCCTCGCCAACTGGGACCCCGGAACCGAGGGTGACCGCCGCGTCGGCGACGTGGCCGTCGTCGACGACGGCATCGCCGTCGCGAGCCACGGCGACAAACACGGCTACCTGCTCGATTTCGACGGCGGCGAGCGGTGGCGGGTCGACCTGGCGAGCGAGCGGTCGGTCGACGGCGACACGGTCTACGCCTACCCGAACCACGTCGCCGTCGCCGACGGAACCGCCGTCTTCGTGACGGGCAACACCTACGCCGCGTCGACCCGCGACCCGGACGCCCGCCACCCGCGGGAACATACGGCCGTCGCCGTCGACGGCGGCGACGTCGCCTGGACCCACGACGTCGGCGGGTTCGCCCGCGGCGTCGCGGCCAACGGGTCGTTCGTCGCCGTCCCCTCGGCACAGCACTTCCGGGAGCGGTCGGCCGACACCCACGCGGTCCACCTCCTCGACGCGACCCGGGGCCACCTCGATTCACGGTCGCTGCCGGGCGTCGCCGCGGCCGTGGCGCTCGGTGACGACGCCCTCGCCGTCGTCGAGGAACCCGTCGAGTACCACGACGAGGGCGTCACGCACGGGACCCACCGCCTGCACGCGTGGCGGGTCCGTTAG
- a CDS encoding VWA domain-containing protein produces the protein MERHHTPFPAIVGQEELKRALLAVTANDALDGLLVRGEKGTAKSTAVRALVDLLPEQRAVADCPYGCPPADPDRQCASCRERADPPVETRSVPLVTLPLGATRERVVGTLSVADALDGDAAFDPGLLARANRGILYVDEVNLLDDHLVDVLLDAAASGVNRVERDGVSRTHPAEFTLVGTMNPEEGDLRPQLRDRFALQATVTGCEAVDDRVEVIDRALDRDADPETFAAAYDDETDTLRERLRDARRRVGDVTLPEEFKTDIAELCRDAGVDGHRADIATARTARTLAALDGRAKVLRSDVREAAAFALPHRLRRRPFDDEPDPDDVLDDHFDGDGDGDGDENGEGDADGDENGEGDADGDENGEGDADTGGADDGSSGDGPGGEGDAEGDGPTRESAPSSAEGSGPAGGGGEGGGDGSDGDGGSDGDGGSDGDAEDEATPLVPGQRRAEVGDAERPPADDVTASTSDGSGSRARTDAAAGSRGSRVRTERAGPGDDVDAAASVRAAAAAGRADVGEDDLRRSVRRGSAGTLVVFVVDASASMRPAMREAKGTVMALLRDAYERRDEVAFVAVAGDEAEVLLPPTDSVTLAARHLKELPTGDRTPLPDGLDTATRLVTRSDADAGLVVVVTDGRANVAEGSPTAATRAAARRLAESDASVVLVDAAERRPGGGGESSAPVDAGGGTGVTGIIEEETGGRRIPLSDLTADVVADAAASVERD, from the coding sequence ATGGAGCGTCACCACACACCGTTCCCGGCCATCGTCGGGCAGGAGGAGTTGAAGCGGGCGTTGCTGGCCGTCACGGCGAACGACGCGCTCGACGGTCTGCTGGTCCGCGGGGAGAAGGGGACGGCCAAGTCCACGGCCGTCCGGGCGCTGGTCGACTTGTTGCCCGAGCAGCGCGCGGTCGCGGACTGTCCGTACGGCTGTCCGCCGGCCGACCCGGACAGGCAGTGTGCGTCGTGTCGGGAGCGGGCCGACCCGCCGGTCGAGACGCGGTCGGTCCCGTTGGTGACCCTCCCGCTCGGCGCGACCCGCGAGCGCGTGGTCGGGACGCTGTCGGTGGCCGACGCCTTGGACGGCGACGCCGCGTTCGACCCCGGCCTCCTCGCCCGCGCCAACCGGGGGATCCTCTACGTCGACGAGGTGAACCTCCTCGACGACCACCTGGTGGACGTCCTCCTCGACGCGGCCGCGAGCGGCGTCAACCGGGTCGAGCGCGACGGCGTGAGTCGGACCCACCCCGCGGAGTTCACGCTCGTCGGGACGATGAACCCCGAGGAGGGCGACCTCCGCCCACAGCTCCGCGACCGGTTCGCCCTCCAGGCGACGGTCACGGGCTGTGAGGCCGTCGACGACCGGGTCGAGGTCATCGACCGCGCCCTCGACCGGGACGCCGACCCCGAGACGTTCGCCGCCGCGTACGACGACGAGACCGACACCCTCCGCGAGCGACTGCGCGACGCGCGGCGACGCGTCGGCGACGTGACCCTCCCCGAGGAGTTCAAAACCGACATCGCCGAACTGTGCCGCGACGCGGGCGTCGACGGCCACCGGGCCGACATCGCCACCGCCCGCACCGCGCGAACGCTCGCGGCGCTCGACGGCCGGGCGAAGGTGCTCCGCTCGGACGTCCGCGAGGCGGCGGCGTTCGCGCTCCCCCACCGTCTCCGGCGCCGTCCCTTCGACGACGAACCCGACCCCGACGACGTCCTCGACGATCACTTCGACGGCGATGGCGACGGCGATGGCGACGAAAACGGCGAGGGTGACGCAGACGGCGACGAAAACGGCGAGGGTGACGCAGACGGCGACGAAAACGGCGAGGGTGACGCCGACACCGGCGGGGCGGACGACGGGTCGAGCGGGGACGGGCCCGGCGGCGAGGGGGACGCCGAGGGCGACGGCCCGACCCGGGAGTCGGCGCCGTCGAGCGCCGAGGGGTCGGGACCGGCTGGCGGCGGTGGCGAGGGCGGCGGCGACGGATCCGACGGCGACGGCGGAAGCGACGGCGACGGCGGAAGCGACGGCGACGCGGAGGACGAGGCGACGCCGCTGGTCCCCGGTCAGCGGCGGGCCGAGGTGGGCGACGCCGAGCGCCCGCCCGCCGACGACGTGACGGCGTCGACGAGCGACGGGAGCGGGTCCCGCGCCCGGACCGACGCCGCCGCGGGGTCGCGTGGCTCGCGGGTGCGGACCGAGCGCGCGGGCCCGGGCGACGACGTGGACGCGGCGGCGTCGGTCCGGGCCGCCGCGGCCGCGGGACGGGCCGACGTGGGCGAGGACGACCTGCGGCGGTCCGTCCGGCGCGGGAGTGCGGGGACGCTCGTCGTCTTCGTCGTCGACGCGAGCGCGTCGATGCGCCCGGCGATGCGCGAGGCCAAGGGGACGGTCATGGCGCTCCTGCGCGACGCCTACGAGCGGCGGGACGAGGTGGCGTTCGTCGCCGTCGCCGGCGACGAGGCGGAGGTGTTGCTCCCGCCGACGGACAGCGTCACGCTCGCGGCCCGCCACCTGAAGGAGTTGCCGACCGGCGACCGGACGCCCCTCCCGGACGGACTCGACACGGCGACCCGACTCGTGACGCGATCCGACGCGGACGCCGGACTCGTCGTCGTCGTGACCGACGGGCGCGCGAACGTCGCCGAGGGGAGCCCCACGGCGGCGACCCGCGCCGCGGCCCGCCGGCTGGCGGAAAGCGACGCGTCGGTCGTCCTCGTCGACGCCGCCGAACGTCGTCCGGGTGGGGGCGGAGAGTCTTCGGCCCCCGTCGACGCCGGCGGCGGAACGGGCGTGACGGGAATCATCGAGGAGGAGACCGGCGGGCGACGGATTCCCCTGTCGGACCTCACCGCCGACGTCGTCGCCGACGCCGCGGCGTCGGTCGAGCGGGACTAA
- the cobN gene encoding cobaltochelatase subunit CobN, translating into MPTIGLYTATENELGAVQRAAGRLDDVDLVVRSESDLDDGTDTDAFVDEVESATAVVLWLHGSEGSMPGYDHAVERLRDAGVPLIVKATGDAFAFEDTTVTADDRDRVYEYLDGGGVVNLANCCRFLAATYDDVDVAYDDPVDLPTEGVYHPDHPGIEYEELLATHDEGKPTVGVWFYESHWTHANTRYVDALVRKLEELGANVLPAFCNPASDEAGQENAEWVARNWFSDDDGPVVDAVVSSFMFSLSMSERGRAASDEGEGAEDVFLTELGVPVLQAITTMRSRSRYESNDTGVMGFELALSVALPEFDGNVITHPISGKERMDDEAGIGSAPKQHFPIDDRIDHVSRLAVNWARLRDVPNDEKSVAVVLHNYPPSDDGIGTAFGLDSPESTVNLLDELDARGYAVEDSPTDGAELIDRLTAQLTLDSRWVAPEDVRELSVDTVSPERYAEWFATADERFRENVIEEWGDPPDRPFAIPGVEYGNVLVTVQPPRGFGMDPSKVYHDSDLQPPHDYFAFYAWLREAYDADAVVHLGTHGSLEWLPGKTVGLNGASAPDRLIDDLPNVYPYIVNNPGEGTQAKRRSYAAVVDYLTPVMSNAGTYDELAELEELADQYREAGMEDARSDDGEHLETLLREKVDDLDLAVELGIAGGIDDRADVRGPDAAGSTLAEGAVAGDDLSVDELVERVHEYLTDVKTTQIRMGLHTMGEPPEDDRLVEYLVALTRLENPGGPSLRESVAGVLGVDYGRMLDEPGAYDERLGMTLSEAADEVYETSLDLVGTLAANDFDVPESEATADPDDEVNMNLLVVDIDPLGDARAKRGAHDDLREALSFIRDVAAPRVRGAEAEIPRTADALAGGYVPPGGSGAPTRGGVDLLPTGRNFYTLDPRKVPARSAWQVGKEVATGTLERHHAEHDEYPEEVGVVAWGTPTVRTRGETVAQVLALMGVEPTWTDAGRVDDVEPIPLEELGRPRVDVTTRVSGLFRDAFPQAASVVHDAVDAVVELDEPHDRNYVKKHVEEEAADLEAEGVDEDEADDLARRRVFTTKPGGYGAGTNKAVDEGEWDDRSDLADVYVQWGGYALGSRGRVSEAHDSFERRLGSVEATVKIEDTAEQDEFDSSDWYAFHGGFITAVSEIAGEEPASYVGDSSDPDNVDVYTNEEKVRKTMRARVLNPDWLDSMEEHGYKGAGDLSTTVDVALGWDATTGVVSDALWADLADAYAFDEDRREWMRDVNPWALESITATLLEAIGRDLWDAAPEVADRLRDINLSVEGDLEAETTDRNEAITHD; encoded by the coding sequence ATGCCGACGATCGGGCTGTACACGGCGACCGAGAACGAATTGGGAGCGGTCCAGCGGGCGGCTGGACGTCTCGACGACGTCGACCTCGTGGTCCGCTCCGAGAGCGACCTCGACGACGGGACCGATACCGACGCGTTCGTCGACGAGGTCGAGTCCGCGACCGCCGTGGTGCTCTGGTTGCACGGCTCGGAGGGGAGCATGCCGGGCTACGACCACGCCGTCGAGCGACTTCGGGACGCGGGCGTCCCGCTGATCGTCAAGGCGACGGGCGACGCCTTCGCGTTCGAGGACACGACCGTTACCGCGGACGACCGGGACCGTGTGTACGAGTATCTCGACGGCGGCGGCGTGGTGAACCTCGCCAACTGCTGTCGGTTCCTCGCCGCCACCTACGACGACGTCGACGTCGCGTACGACGACCCGGTCGACCTCCCGACCGAGGGCGTCTACCACCCCGATCACCCCGGGATCGAGTACGAGGAGCTCCTGGCGACACACGACGAGGGCAAGCCCACCGTCGGCGTCTGGTTCTACGAGTCCCACTGGACGCACGCGAACACGCGGTACGTTGATGCGCTCGTCCGAAAGTTGGAGGAACTGGGAGCGAACGTCCTCCCCGCCTTTTGCAACCCGGCGAGCGACGAGGCGGGCCAGGAGAACGCGGAGTGGGTCGCGCGCAACTGGTTCAGCGACGACGACGGCCCCGTGGTCGACGCCGTCGTGAGTTCGTTCATGTTCTCGCTGTCGATGAGCGAACGTGGACGGGCAGCGAGCGACGAGGGCGAGGGCGCCGAGGACGTCTTCCTCACGGAACTGGGCGTCCCCGTGTTGCAGGCCATCACGACCATGCGCTCCCGGTCGCGCTACGAGTCGAACGACACGGGCGTGATGGGCTTCGAACTCGCGCTGTCGGTCGCACTCCCCGAGTTCGACGGCAACGTCATCACCCACCCGATCAGCGGCAAGGAGCGCATGGACGACGAGGCGGGCATCGGGAGCGCCCCGAAACAACATTTCCCCATCGACGACCGGATCGACCACGTCTCCCGGCTGGCGGTCAACTGGGCGCGGCTCCGAGACGTCCCCAACGACGAGAAATCGGTAGCGGTCGTCCTCCACAACTACCCGCCGAGCGACGACGGCATCGGGACTGCCTTCGGCCTCGACAGCCCCGAGAGCACCGTCAACCTGCTCGACGAACTCGACGCGCGGGGCTACGCCGTCGAGGACTCGCCGACCGACGGCGCGGAACTCATCGACCGGCTCACCGCCCAGTTGACCCTCGATTCGCGGTGGGTCGCCCCGGAAGACGTCCGGGAGCTGAGCGTCGACACCGTCTCGCCCGAGCGGTACGCCGAGTGGTTCGCGACCGCCGACGAACGGTTTCGGGAGAACGTCATCGAGGAGTGGGGCGACCCTCCCGACCGGCCCTTCGCCATCCCCGGCGTCGAGTACGGGAACGTCCTCGTGACCGTCCAGCCGCCCCGCGGGTTCGGGATGGACCCCTCGAAGGTCTACCACGACTCGGACCTCCAGCCGCCACACGACTACTTCGCCTTCTACGCGTGGCTGCGCGAGGCGTACGACGCCGACGCCGTCGTCCACCTCGGCACCCACGGGAGCCTGGAGTGGCTCCCCGGCAAGACCGTCGGCCTGAACGGGGCGAGCGCGCCGGATAGGCTGATCGACGACCTGCCGAACGTCTACCCCTACATCGTCAACAACCCGGGCGAGGGGACACAGGCCAAGCGCCGCTCCTACGCGGCGGTCGTCGACTACCTGACGCCGGTGATGAGCAACGCCGGGACCTACGACGAACTCGCGGAACTCGAGGAGCTGGCCGACCAGTACCGCGAGGCCGGGATGGAGGACGCCCGCAGCGACGACGGCGAGCACCTCGAAACCCTCCTGCGCGAGAAGGTGGACGACCTCGACCTCGCGGTAGAACTCGGGATCGCCGGCGGGATCGACGACCGAGCCGACGTCCGCGGTCCGGACGCGGCCGGCTCCACGCTGGCCGAGGGGGCGGTCGCCGGCGACGACCTCTCGGTCGACGAACTGGTCGAGCGGGTACACGAGTACCTCACCGACGTGAAGACGACCCAGATCCGGATGGGGCTGCACACGATGGGTGAACCCCCGGAGGACGACCGGCTCGTCGAGTACCTCGTCGCGCTCACGCGTCTGGAGAATCCCGGCGGACCCAGCCTCCGGGAGAGCGTCGCGGGCGTCCTCGGCGTCGACTACGGGCGGATGCTCGACGAACCGGGCGCGTACGACGAACGGCTGGGCATGACCCTCTCGGAGGCGGCCGACGAGGTGTACGAAACCAGCCTCGACCTCGTCGGGACGCTTGCAGCCAACGACTTCGACGTGCCGGAGTCGGAGGCGACGGCCGACCCCGACGACGAGGTGAACATGAACCTCTTGGTCGTGGATATCGACCCGCTGGGCGACGCCCGTGCCAAGCGGGGCGCCCACGACGACCTGCGCGAGGCGCTGTCGTTCATCCGTGACGTGGCCGCGCCACGGGTCCGGGGCGCCGAAGCCGAGATCCCCCGGACGGCGGACGCCCTGGCCGGCGGGTACGTCCCCCCGGGCGGCAGCGGCGCCCCGACCCGCGGCGGCGTCGACCTGCTGCCGACGGGGCGGAACTTCTACACGCTCGACCCACGGAAGGTGCCGGCCAGGAGCGCCTGGCAGGTGGGCAAGGAGGTGGCGACGGGGACTCTCGAACGCCACCACGCCGAACACGACGAGTACCCCGAGGAGGTGGGCGTCGTCGCGTGGGGGACGCCGACGGTGCGGACCCGCGGCGAGACGGTCGCACAGGTGCTCGCGCTGATGGGCGTCGAGCCGACCTGGACCGACGCCGGCCGCGTCGACGACGTCGAACCGATCCCGCTGGAGGAGCTCGGGCGCCCTCGCGTCGACGTGACGACGCGGGTCTCCGGCCTCTTCCGGGACGCCTTCCCGCAGGCCGCGAGCGTCGTCCACGACGCGGTGGACGCCGTCGTCGAACTCGACGAACCCCACGACAGGAACTACGTCAAGAAACACGTCGAGGAGGAGGCGGCCGACCTCGAAGCCGAGGGCGTGGACGAAGACGAGGCCGACGACCTGGCGAGACGGCGCGTCTTCACGACGAAACCCGGCGGCTACGGCGCCGGGACGAACAAGGCCGTCGACGAGGGCGAGTGGGACGACCGCTCGGACCTCGCGGACGTCTACGTCCAGTGGGGCGGGTACGCCCTCGGCTCCCGCGGCCGGGTCTCCGAGGCCCACGACAGCTTCGAGCGGCGACTCGGCTCCGTCGAGGCGACGGTGAAAATCGAGGACACGGCCGAACAGGACGAGTTCGACAGTTCGGACTGGTACGCCTTCCACGGCGGGTTCATCACCGCCGTCTCGGAGATCGCGGGCGAGGAGCCGGCCTCCTACGTCGGCGACTCTAGCGACCCCGACAACGTCGACGTCTACACCAACGAGGAGAAGGTGCGCAAGACGATGCGGGCCCGCGTGCTCAACCCCGACTGGCTCGACAGCATGGAGGAACACGGCTACAAGGGCGCGGGCGACCTCTCGACGACCGTCGACGTGGCCCTCGGCTGGGACGCGACGACCGGCGTCGTGAGCGACGCGCTCTGGGCCGACCTGGCGGACGCCTACGCGTTCGACGAGGATCGACGGGAGTGGATGCGGGACGTGAACCCGTGGGCGCTGGAGAGCATCACCGCGACGCTGCTCGAGGCGATCGGCCGCGACCTGTGGGACGCCGCCCCCGAGGTGGCGGACCGACTGCGCGACATCAACCTCTCGGTCGAGGGCGACCTGGAGGCCGAGACGACCGACCGAAACGAGGCCATCACCCATGACTGA